The following are encoded in a window of Halosolutus halophilus genomic DNA:
- a CDS encoding PAS domain S-box protein, with amino-acid sequence MSDTMARWPVRTGAPSRSLWLVAIGVAVAVVASQWIGFEPLGVSGLPLDGLELIGIVGLTRQDESEGPIADLTTAVERLAAGEDDVDFSTDRSGEIGRLSEAIADLASTLREREQQLDLQRTYADDLLDGVADVFCVVDRDGSLRHWNGTLSRVTGSADDALESMPIAEFVPDDERDRLDDAVETGIETGSARVEVPIETSDGTSVPYEFVVHGLADPDETPVAAITGRDVTDRAEREREITETEAARRELSRIMSDTSLSRTAKIDRLLELGCDRFGVDNGFTTRIDDATGRCRVETAVGPGFVEEGFEMELSKTFCRRTIDTDDTLGISHATEEGYADDPAHREWGISCYLGGQIRVDGERYGTLGFLDREPREEPFSRAEKTFADLLTRWVSHVYEHREHDRELRRTDRAMEAAPIGITMTDPTQPDNPIVYANDAFERITGYSSDEYLGRNCRFLQGEGTDPKAVDRLHAAVDAEEPASAKLRNYRKDGTPFWNHVNIAPVKNDADEVTHFVGFQQDVTERTEAERQLRERERRLEQYRTYTDDVLDAIDDVFYVLDGNGHVQRWNETLLEATGYSADEVESMHATDFFAEADQERVVDAIETVRETGSDRIELPYLTADGESIPYEFTASLLEDPEGNPVVVGIGRDVSDRKEKERKLHEREQQLEQYREYTDDVLNALDDIFFVIDGAGYLQRWNDQFGEAMGYSDAELSSMHAVEFFADEDREAIASAIAEAHQSGSTRIECDAFTSDGEPVPYEFVASGLEDPEGDPVIAGIARDISDRKARERELREHERQLSTLMSNIPGMVYRCRNDPDWPFEFVSEGCSELTGYDPESLVDGDVNWAADVLLDGQDDLWETVQQALANREPFRVTYPIETADGERRWMSEQGRAMYADDGSFECLEGVIIDITDRIESERELERTRQLLTQAQQLANVGAWELDLTGNAAELEWSDEVARIHGVSTDADVDSGDALEFYVPADRDRLERALDRAVESGESYELELRLVRTDGEQRWVRTIGDPVTEDGEIVAVRGSIQDITDHKERERELERYETIVQALGDPVYTLDEEGYFRFVNDAIESLTGYEPADLVGEHVSTVMTQPDLGNARELVRDLLRTDTPYGTFEMALPTNDGDSIETENHVALLPTDDGSFAGTAGVVRDITDRKEREREVERTTELLEQAQQIAGVGGWELDVTTEPYDLTVTTELNRLFGDPPGTETDLREALGRYHPDDRQRVVSAIERTIEDGEGYDLEVRMYRADGTVRWMRTMAQPVFEDAEGRRSTGDGIASDDGEIVAVRGSIQDITDRKEREHELERTTDLLERVQRLAEVGGWEMDVQADRRTETWTEELYRLHDVPRHVTPDVELAIEGYHPDDRAFVRDQIETAIATEREYDFEARLQTDAGESRWVRAIGEPIYDGDGNLLKYRGSVQDISDRKRRELALESLHETARGLLQAESESAVADLVVETAAEVLDVHGVGVYLLDADANAFEPAAYTDGFAEVCGGTPPVPLGDDDSALWNTFVTDTQTVFDDVSVVDRSPLFGSDVPGGLLVPIGDYGVFVFVAPPSTIDDETRRLVETLVATTEAAFDRLESEASLRERDVELEAQNRRLKRQIGINEIIRSIDQSLVRTTERAEVERTVCERLVDTEDIAFAWIGSVDASETAIEPRAWDGDGEAYLDAVSLSTDADQPEPAVRAALAEESTVVSNVVAELQSEPWRKTALASDFASCLCVPISFDEYSYGVLAVYGTEPDTFGDLERTVFEELGENIANSITAVQTRHALHADTLLELTLRFDDSDAFLARIARETDAIVEYEGVATHSADETRLFFTTDGSEPDAVETVLDDLVTVIDWRLVSDADDRCLFEATVTGTELVSRLLRHGASPRSITATGSEFEVVVDVSPSTDVREFVQMLAQGYPSVELAGRHDVERAMHTRGELVSSLFEPLTDRQLEVLRTAYFAGFFEWPRTSTGEEVATMLDVSQPTVNRHLRVGQKRLLAGLFGSEGHSIVGDQEAA; translated from the coding sequence ATGAGTGACACGATGGCACGGTGGCCGGTACGGACTGGCGCTCCCTCCCGGTCACTGTGGCTCGTGGCGATCGGCGTCGCGGTCGCCGTCGTCGCGAGTCAGTGGATCGGGTTCGAACCGCTCGGCGTCTCGGGTCTCCCGCTCGACGGACTGGAGTTGATCGGGATCGTCGGGCTCACGAGACAGGACGAGTCGGAGGGCCCGATCGCGGACCTTACGACGGCAGTCGAACGACTTGCGGCCGGCGAGGACGACGTGGACTTCTCGACCGATCGGTCCGGCGAGATCGGACGGCTCTCCGAGGCGATCGCGGACCTCGCGAGCACTCTCCGCGAGCGCGAGCAACAACTCGATCTGCAGCGGACGTACGCGGACGATCTCCTCGATGGCGTCGCCGACGTGTTCTGCGTCGTCGATCGCGACGGGAGCCTCCGGCACTGGAACGGCACGCTTTCCCGGGTAACCGGCTCCGCGGACGACGCCCTCGAATCGATGCCTATCGCCGAGTTCGTCCCCGACGACGAGCGCGATAGGCTCGACGACGCCGTCGAAACCGGGATCGAGACCGGGTCCGCCCGCGTCGAGGTTCCGATCGAAACTTCGGACGGCACGTCCGTCCCCTACGAGTTCGTCGTCCACGGGCTGGCGGATCCCGACGAGACCCCGGTCGCGGCGATCACCGGCCGGGACGTCACCGATCGGGCGGAACGCGAGCGGGAGATCACCGAAACCGAGGCCGCCCGACGGGAACTTTCGCGAATCATGTCCGACACGTCGCTGAGTCGGACGGCGAAGATCGACCGGTTGCTCGAACTCGGCTGTGATCGGTTCGGCGTGGACAACGGATTCACTACCCGAATCGACGACGCCACCGGCCGGTGCCGGGTCGAAACCGCCGTCGGCCCGGGGTTCGTCGAGGAAGGTTTCGAAATGGAGCTGTCGAAGACGTTCTGCCGACGGACGATCGACACCGACGACACGCTCGGGATCTCCCACGCGACCGAGGAGGGGTACGCCGACGACCCGGCCCACCGGGAGTGGGGAATCAGCTGTTATCTCGGCGGCCAGATCCGGGTCGACGGCGAACGCTACGGCACGCTCGGTTTCCTCGACCGAGAGCCCCGCGAAGAACCGTTCTCCCGGGCGGAGAAGACGTTCGCCGATCTCCTGACGCGGTGGGTGTCCCACGTCTACGAGCACCGCGAGCACGACCGCGAACTCCGGCGGACGGACAGGGCGATGGAGGCGGCCCCGATCGGAATCACGATGACGGATCCGACGCAGCCGGACAATCCGATCGTCTACGCCAACGACGCGTTCGAGCGGATCACCGGTTACTCGTCCGACGAGTATCTCGGTCGGAACTGCCGGTTCCTCCAGGGTGAGGGGACCGATCCGAAAGCGGTCGACCGACTGCACGCGGCCGTCGACGCGGAGGAACCGGCGTCGGCGAAACTCCGCAACTACCGGAAGGACGGCACGCCGTTCTGGAATCACGTCAACATCGCACCGGTGAAAAACGACGCGGACGAGGTGACACACTTCGTTGGGTTCCAGCAGGACGTCACCGAACGCACGGAGGCCGAGCGACAGCTTCGGGAGCGCGAACGACGACTCGAGCAGTACCGGACGTACACCGACGACGTGCTCGATGCGATCGACGACGTCTTCTACGTGCTCGACGGGAACGGCCATGTCCAGCGCTGGAACGAGACACTACTCGAGGCGACGGGCTACAGCGCGGACGAGGTCGAGTCGATGCACGCCACCGACTTCTTTGCCGAAGCGGACCAGGAGCGGGTCGTCGACGCCATCGAGACGGTCCGCGAAACCGGAAGCGATCGGATAGAACTGCCGTACCTGACCGCCGACGGCGAGTCGATCCCCTACGAGTTCACCGCGTCACTGCTCGAGGATCCGGAGGGAAATCCGGTCGTGGTCGGGATCGGCCGGGACGTCTCGGATCGCAAGGAGAAAGAGCGGAAACTCCACGAACGCGAGCAGCAACTCGAGCAGTACCGGGAGTACACGGACGACGTGCTGAACGCGCTCGACGACATTTTCTTCGTCATCGACGGCGCGGGGTACTTGCAACGCTGGAACGACCAGTTCGGCGAGGCGATGGGCTACTCGGACGCGGAGCTATCGTCCATGCACGCCGTCGAGTTCTTCGCCGATGAGGACCGGGAGGCGATCGCGTCCGCGATCGCGGAGGCACACCAGTCCGGAAGTACGCGCATCGAATGTGATGCGTTCACCAGCGATGGGGAACCGGTCCCCTACGAGTTCGTCGCGTCCGGGCTCGAGGATCCGGAGGGGGATCCCGTGATCGCGGGCATCGCCCGGGACATCAGTGATCGCAAGGCGCGCGAGCGCGAACTCCGCGAGCACGAACGCCAACTCTCGACGCTGATGAGCAACATTCCCGGCATGGTCTATCGCTGCCGAAACGATCCCGACTGGCCGTTCGAGTTCGTCAGCGAGGGCTGTTCCGAACTCACCGGATACGATCCCGAGTCGCTGGTCGACGGCGACGTGAACTGGGCCGCGGACGTCCTTCTCGACGGGCAGGACGACCTCTGGGAGACGGTCCAGCAGGCCCTCGCGAATCGAGAGCCGTTCCGGGTGACGTACCCGATCGAGACGGCGGACGGCGAGCGCCGCTGGATGAGCGAACAGGGTCGCGCCATGTACGCCGACGACGGCTCGTTCGAGTGTCTCGAGGGCGTTATCATCGATATCACCGATCGGATCGAGAGCGAACGCGAACTCGAGCGCACCCGACAACTGCTCACCCAGGCACAGCAACTGGCGAACGTGGGTGCGTGGGAACTCGACCTGACGGGCAACGCCGCCGAACTGGAGTGGTCCGACGAGGTCGCCCGTATTCACGGCGTCTCGACGGACGCCGACGTCGACTCGGGGGACGCGCTCGAGTTCTACGTTCCCGCGGACCGCGATCGGCTGGAACGTGCACTCGACCGCGCCGTCGAATCGGGCGAGAGTTACGAACTCGAACTACGCCTCGTCCGAACCGACGGCGAGCAACGGTGGGTACGAACGATCGGCGATCCGGTCACGGAAGACGGCGAGATCGTCGCCGTCCGCGGTTCGATCCAGGACATCACCGATCACAAGGAACGCGAACGCGAACTCGAGCGCTACGAGACGATCGTGCAGGCGCTCGGTGACCCGGTCTACACGCTCGACGAGGAGGGCTACTTCCGGTTCGTCAACGACGCTATCGAATCGCTGACGGGGTACGAGCCGGCCGATCTCGTCGGCGAGCACGTCTCGACGGTCATGACCCAGCCCGATCTCGGTAACGCCCGGGAACTGGTTCGCGACCTGCTCCGTACCGACACCCCGTACGGGACGTTCGAGATGGCGCTCCCGACGAACGACGGCGACTCGATCGAGACGGAGAACCACGTGGCGCTGTTGCCAACTGACGACGGCTCCTTCGCCGGAACTGCCGGCGTCGTCCGCGATATCACCGATCGCAAGGAGCGCGAGCGCGAAGTCGAGCGGACGACGGAACTGCTCGAACAGGCCCAGCAGATTGCGGGTGTCGGTGGGTGGGAACTCGACGTGACGACCGAACCGTACGACCTGACCGTCACGACCGAACTCAATCGGCTGTTCGGCGACCCGCCGGGAACGGAGACCGATCTGCGAGAGGCCCTCGGACGGTACCATCCCGACGATCGTCAGCGGGTCGTCTCGGCCATCGAGCGCACGATCGAAGACGGCGAGGGATACGACCTCGAGGTCCGAATGTACCGGGCCGACGGGACCGTGCGATGGATGCGAACGATGGCCCAACCGGTGTTCGAGGACGCCGAGGGCCGCCGGTCCACCGGTGACGGGATCGCGTCAGACGACGGCGAGATCGTCGCCGTCCGCGGTTCGATCCAGGACATTACCGATCGCAAGGAGCGCGAGCACGAACTCGAGCGAACGACGGACCTGCTCGAGCGCGTCCAACGGCTGGCGGAAGTCGGTGGCTGGGAAATGGACGTGCAGGCCGACCGGCGGACGGAGACCTGGACCGAGGAACTCTACCGTCTGCACGACGTGCCCCGTCACGTCACCCCCGACGTCGAACTGGCGATCGAGGGGTACCACCCGGACGACCGAGCGTTCGTTCGCGACCAGATCGAGACCGCGATCGCGACCGAGAGGGAGTACGATTTCGAAGCCCGCCTGCAAACCGACGCGGGCGAAAGCAGGTGGGTCCGGGCGATCGGTGAACCCATCTACGACGGCGATGGCAACCTCCTCAAGTACCGTGGCTCGGTGCAGGACATCTCCGACCGGAAGCGACGGGAACTCGCGCTCGAGTCGCTCCACGAGACGGCACGCGGACTGTTGCAGGCCGAGTCGGAGTCGGCAGTCGCAGACCTGGTCGTCGAGACGGCGGCGGAGGTGCTCGACGTCCACGGCGTCGGCGTCTACCTTCTCGACGCGGACGCGAACGCCTTCGAACCGGCAGCCTACACCGACGGGTTCGCCGAAGTCTGTGGCGGGACGCCACCGGTTCCCCTCGGTGACGACGATTCCGCGCTCTGGAACACCTTCGTGACCGACACCCAGACTGTCTTCGACGACGTTTCCGTCGTCGATCGCTCGCCGCTGTTCGGGAGCGACGTCCCGGGCGGCCTGCTGGTCCCGATCGGGGACTACGGCGTCTTCGTCTTCGTCGCGCCCCCGTCGACGATCGACGACGAGACGCGACGGCTGGTCGAGACGCTCGTCGCGACGACCGAGGCCGCGTTCGATCGTCTCGAGAGCGAGGCGAGTCTGCGCGAGCGCGACGTGGAACTCGAGGCCCAGAACCGCCGTCTCAAGCGCCAGATCGGAATCAACGAGATCATCCGCTCGATCGACCAGTCGCTCGTCCGTACGACCGAGCGGGCGGAGGTCGAGCGGACCGTCTGTGAACGGCTGGTCGATACCGAAGACATCGCGTTCGCGTGGATCGGGAGCGTCGACGCCAGCGAGACGGCGATCGAACCGCGCGCGTGGGACGGCGACGGGGAGGCGTACCTGGACGCGGTCTCGCTGTCGACCGACGCGGACCAACCCGAGCCAGCCGTTCGGGCGGCGCTCGCCGAGGAATCGACGGTCGTCTCGAACGTCGTCGCGGAGTTACAGTCCGAGCCGTGGCGCAAGACCGCACTCGCCAGCGACTTCGCTTCCTGTCTCTGCGTCCCGATCTCGTTCGACGAGTACTCCTATGGCGTGCTCGCGGTGTACGGCACTGAGCCGGACACGTTCGGCGACCTCGAACGGACGGTGTTCGAGGAACTCGGCGAGAACATCGCCAACTCGATCACCGCCGTCCAGACGCGCCACGCGTTACACGCCGACACCCTCCTCGAACTCACGCTCCGGTTCGACGACTCGGACGCCTTCCTCGCCCGGATCGCCCGGGAGACCGACGCGATCGTCGAGTACGAGGGCGTCGCGACCCACTCCGCCGACGAGACCCGCCTGTTCTTCACGACCGACGGGTCCGAGCCGGACGCCGTCGAGACGGTCCTCGACGATCTCGTCACCGTGATCGACTGGCGGCTGGTCTCCGATGCGGACGATCGTTGTCTCTTCGAGGCGACGGTCACCGGGACGGAACTCGTCTCGCGACTGCTCCGTCACGGCGCGAGTCCGCGATCGATCACGGCGACCGGGTCGGAATTCGAGGTCGTCGTCGACGTCTCTCCGTCGACCGACGTCCGCGAATTCGTCCAGATGCTCGCCCAGGGGTACCCGAGCGTCGAACTCGCCGGCCGTCACGACGTCGAGCGCGCGATGCACACCAGAGGAGAACTAGTGTCGTCGCTGTTCGAACCGCTGACCGATCGCCAACTCGAGGTGCTCAGGACGGCCTACTTCGCCGGCTTCTTCGAGTGGCCGCGCACGTCGACGGGCGAGGAGGTCGCGACGATGCTCGACGTCTCCCAGCCGACGGTCAACCGCCACCTCCGGGTCGGCCAGAAACGCCTGCTCGCCGGACTGTTCGGGAGCGAAGGACACTCGATCGTCGGCGATCAGGAAGCGGCGTAG
- a CDS encoding HalOD1 output domain-containing protein, which produces MNGSTMTQQRNRISVRVVEAIADATNTDALDLKPPLYDAIDPSALDQLFTGTEAVTVQFDYQGHAVTVRGDGTVAVDGSVYD; this is translated from the coding sequence ATGAACGGCTCCACCATGACCCAACAGCGCAATCGGATCAGCGTCCGCGTCGTCGAAGCCATCGCCGACGCCACGAACACGGACGCACTCGACCTCAAGCCCCCGCTATACGACGCGATCGATCCGAGCGCGCTCGACCAGCTGTTCACCGGAACGGAAGCCGTCACCGTCCAGTTCGACTACCAGGGCCACGCGGTCACGGTCCGCGGTGACGGCACCGTCGCGGTCGACGGAAGCGTATACGACTGA
- a CDS encoding cytochrome P450, translating to MSSHTGPPGPRGVPIAGSLPRYADDPFRFVTELRDAYGDVAAFDLGPNRTYLLTTPAAVERVLVTDESAFSKPTFQTDALGALLGEGLLLSEGETWRERRDIAGPAFAPDRVSSLAPLMAERATAMVDRWADGEQRDIEWEMTRTALEIIVDAMFGIDLDPGRTRQIRRLLEPIGRRFEPDPRRLLVPDWVPTTGQREFDRSIAELERIVEGFVDRRRRRGIDDDRDLLALLLRAREAEGIDDEGIRDELLTMLLAGHDTTALVLTYAWALLADHPAVERRVHEEVDALFEDRDDPTDLTAADVRGLTTLRNVLRETMRLYPPVYALFRQVDRPIEVSGYRLPEESLVLLSQWATHRDPRYFDRPDRFDPDRWTDPSHPTYAYFPFGAGPRSCIGTGFTMLEAPIIAAVVARDFRLQRVESGPIELRGSLTAHPADGMAMELVRRSRS from the coding sequence ATGAGTTCCCACACCGGCCCGCCCGGTCCGCGCGGCGTCCCGATCGCCGGGTCCCTTCCCCGGTACGCCGACGACCCGTTCCGATTCGTGACGGAGTTGCGCGACGCCTACGGCGACGTCGCGGCTTTCGATCTCGGCCCGAACCGGACCTACCTGCTCACCACGCCAGCCGCCGTGGAACGCGTCCTGGTGACCGACGAGTCGGCGTTCTCGAAACCGACGTTCCAGACCGACGCACTCGGGGCTCTGCTCGGCGAGGGACTGTTGCTGAGCGAGGGGGAGACGTGGCGCGAGCGACGCGACATCGCGGGCCCGGCGTTCGCACCCGATCGGGTCTCCTCGCTGGCCCCGCTGATGGCCGAGCGAGCGACCGCGATGGTCGATCGCTGGGCCGACGGCGAGCAGCGCGATATCGAGTGGGAGATGACGCGGACGGCCCTCGAGATCATCGTCGATGCGATGTTCGGAATCGACCTCGATCCAGGCCGGACCCGCCAGATCCGCCGCCTCCTGGAACCGATCGGCCGCCGGTTCGAACCCGACCCGCGGCGGCTCCTGGTGCCGGACTGGGTGCCGACGACCGGGCAGCGCGAGTTCGATCGCTCGATCGCCGAACTCGAGCGGATCGTCGAGGGATTCGTCGATCGACGTCGTCGCCGGGGGATCGACGACGACCGCGACCTGCTCGCGCTCCTCCTGCGGGCCCGCGAGGCCGAGGGGATCGACGACGAGGGGATCCGCGACGAACTTCTGACGATGCTGCTCGCGGGCCACGACACGACGGCGCTGGTACTCACCTACGCGTGGGCGCTGCTGGCCGACCATCCCGCGGTCGAGCGGCGCGTCCACGAGGAGGTCGACGCGCTGTTCGAGGACCGCGACGATCCGACCGATCTGACCGCCGCCGACGTCCGAGGGCTCACGACGCTCCGGAACGTCCTCCGCGAGACGATGCGGCTCTACCCGCCGGTGTACGCGCTCTTCCGGCAGGTCGATCGGCCGATCGAGGTTTCGGGCTACCGGCTCCCCGAGGAGTCGCTGGTCCTGCTGTCCCAGTGGGCGACCCACCGCGATCCGCGCTACTTCGACCGCCCCGATCGGTTCGATCCCGATCGGTGGACCGATCCGAGCCACCCTACCTACGCCTACTTCCCGTTCGGTGCCGGTCCGCGAAGCTGTATCGGCACGGGGTTCACGATGCTCGAGGCGCCGATCATCGCGGCGGTCGTCGCCCGCGACTTTCGCCTCCAGCGGGTCGAGTCGGGTCCGATCGAACTCCGCGGCTCCCTGACGGCCCACCCGGCGGACGGGATGGCGATGGAACTCGTCCGACGGTCTCGATCGTGA
- the hjc gene encoding Holliday junction resolvase Hjc translates to MSQAKGDRRERELVNELDGAGFAVMRAPASGSATDRELPDVLAGDGEHFYAIEAKSSAGDPIYLTGEEVEALTYFARNFGAKPRIGVRFDREDWYFFHPADLHVTDGGNYRVKKETAIAEGTDFPEFVGESEKVTLAEVDEDDPGPDEEIVRVLNAVEQGVMDVEEAAGILE, encoded by the coding sequence ATGTCTCAGGCGAAGGGCGACCGCCGCGAGCGGGAACTCGTCAACGAACTCGACGGGGCCGGCTTCGCGGTGATGCGCGCGCCCGCGAGCGGTTCTGCGACCGACCGTGAACTTCCCGACGTGCTCGCCGGCGACGGCGAGCACTTCTACGCGATCGAAGCGAAATCGAGCGCCGGCGATCCGATCTACCTCACCGGCGAGGAGGTCGAGGCCCTGACCTACTTCGCCCGGAACTTCGGCGCGAAACCCCGGATCGGCGTCCGGTTCGATCGGGAGGACTGGTACTTCTTCCACCCCGCCGACCTCCACGTCACCGACGGGGGCAACTACCGGGTCAAGAAGGAGACCGCGATCGCGGAGGGGACGGACTTCCCCGAGTTCGTCGGCGAGAGCGAGAAGGTCACGCTCGCGGAGGTCGACGAGGACGATCCCGGGCCCGACGAGGAGATCGTCCGCGTCCTGAACGCGGTCGAGCAGGGCGTGATGGACGTCGAGGAGGCTGCAGGAATTCTCGAGTAA
- a CDS encoding PAS domain S-box protein, whose protein sequence is MARPDWNSTIPDRAPPLTSITVCYVGEEPADQQPVRTALAGSDAMEVRTVQDPGDGLEAIEAVDCVVSYAAFGSTNGAALYETVRERDRELPFVLVTGERPDEFGPALVSDPWTEVVRRDDDGGPLPALERRVRRLVEHRRLVTLLHRGIAAVETVHDGTAIVGPDGTFEYVNQSFATQFGHSPQTLVGAEWRTVYADDEVDRLEREVLPTIEDGWRWTGSCVGQRSNGTTFTARTGVTGLEDGSLVFVVNESDGRKPDT, encoded by the coding sequence ATGGCACGTCCCGACTGGAACTCGACGATCCCCGATCGAGCGCCCCCACTGACGTCGATCACCGTCTGTTACGTCGGTGAGGAGCCGGCGGACCAGCAACCGGTTCGCACGGCGCTGGCCGGCAGCGACGCGATGGAAGTTCGAACGGTACAGGACCCCGGCGACGGTCTCGAGGCGATCGAGGCGGTCGATTGCGTCGTCAGCTACGCCGCGTTCGGGTCGACGAACGGGGCCGCCCTCTACGAGACCGTTCGCGAACGCGATCGCGAGTTGCCGTTCGTGCTCGTGACCGGCGAGAGGCCGGACGAGTTCGGACCGGCACTCGTCTCGGATCCGTGGACGGAGGTCGTCCGTCGAGACGACGACGGCGGCCCGCTGCCCGCGCTCGAACGACGCGTCCGCCGACTCGTCGAACATCGACGGCTGGTGACGCTGCTCCACCGGGGTATCGCCGCCGTCGAGACCGTCCACGACGGCACCGCGATCGTCGGCCCCGATGGGACGTTCGAGTACGTCAACCAGTCGTTCGCGACGCAGTTCGGGCACAGCCCCCAGACACTGGTCGGGGCCGAGTGGCGGACGGTGTACGCGGACGACGAGGTCGACCGGCTCGAACGGGAGGTCCTGCCGACGATCGAGGACGGCTGGCGGTGGACCGGTAGCTGCGTCGGGCAGCGATCGAACGGAACGACGTTTACCGCACGGACCGGTGTCACCGGCCTCGAAGACGGCAGCCTCGTGTTCGTGGTCAACGAATCCGATGGACGGAAGCCCGACACCTGA
- a CDS encoding CPBP family intramembrane glutamic endopeptidase codes for METPPQQRTDGPLRSTLVAIGLASLGILASQFTTLPAFLLDPALLESPANASIEARTVFMILNFLGFVLAGGLYLAATDRGWSYVDLRLPTKRGWLYVAGGIGGSLLYYFAVGLLVQVLSLPAAESQVLEFIDDDQTMILIMILIVVFFNAPAEEFLFRNIVQKRLYAAFTRLQAVGVASAIFALVHFPVYVVLAESVLATLVSLSIVFGGSVIFGYVYARTDNLIVPIAAHAAFNAFQFGVLYLALEFDVEGAETAPSLLGAVAGIVPL; via the coding sequence ATGGAGACTCCTCCACAACAACGGACGGACGGACCGCTCCGTTCGACGCTCGTCGCGATCGGACTGGCGTCGCTTGGTATCCTCGCCTCCCAGTTTACGACGCTTCCTGCGTTCCTGCTCGATCCCGCCCTTCTCGAGTCGCCGGCGAACGCCTCGATCGAAGCCCGGACCGTCTTCATGATCCTGAACTTCCTCGGGTTCGTCCTCGCCGGTGGGCTCTATCTGGCGGCGACCGATCGGGGCTGGTCGTACGTGGACCTCCGGCTGCCGACGAAGCGAGGGTGGCTGTACGTCGCCGGTGGCATCGGCGGCAGTCTCCTCTACTACTTCGCCGTCGGACTGCTCGTCCAGGTACTCTCGCTGCCGGCCGCGGAGAGTCAGGTACTCGAGTTCATCGACGACGATCAGACGATGATCCTGATCATGATCCTCATCGTGGTCTTCTTCAACGCACCGGCGGAGGAATTCCTCTTCCGGAACATCGTCCAAAAGCGCCTGTACGCGGCCTTTACGCGACTTCAGGCGGTCGGGGTCGCGAGCGCGATCTTCGCGCTGGTTCACTTCCCCGTCTACGTCGTCCTGGCCGAGTCGGTGCTCGCGACCCTGGTCTCGCTCTCGATCGTCTTCGGCGGCTCCGTCATCTTCGGCTACGTCTACGCCAGAACCGACAACCTCATCGTGCCGATCGCCGCGCACGCGGCCTTCAACGCGTTCCAGTTCGGCGTGCTGTATCTGGCCCTCGAGTTCGACGTCGAGGGTGCCGAAACGGCTCCCTCGCTGCTCGGTGCAGTCGCCGGGATCGTCCCGCTGTAG